One window of Medicago truncatula cultivar Jemalong A17 chromosome 2, MtrunA17r5.0-ANR, whole genome shotgun sequence genomic DNA carries:
- the LOC25487657 gene encoding chromatin remodeling protein EBS isoform X1 produces the protein MYLRGRMYKVHWVSIGDGQGSSSPFLRNRMRRSNLQYVMGTTRQGKRNKYTIRGTDTVVRAKDCVLLRRTDAIKPIIARVEKFEQDNMNRMRVYVRKYYRPEETIEGRVCFHGDKELFLSNHYDVHSADTIEGKCFVHNLKNYMKLEVVGANDYYSRFWYNAFTGAMTPERVEVLCKCEMPYNPDRLMVLCGSCNERYHPKCVGMPFEEAMKSEDFRFVCSKCSPDLKD, from the exons atgtaCTTGAGAGGTAGAATGTACAAAGTTCACTGGGTCTCCATAGGGGATGGTCAAG gCAGCAGCTCTCCCTTTCTCAGAAACAGAATGCGCCGCAGCAACCTACAGTACGTAATGGGGACAACAAGGCAAGGGAAAAGGAACAAATACACAATCAGAGGCACCGACACGGTCGTTAGAG CTAAAGACTGTGTTTTGCTACGCCGTACTGACGCGATCAAACCAATCATAGCCCGCGTGGAAAAGTTTGAGCAGGATAATATGAACAGAATGAGGGTCTATGTCAGAAAATATTATCGACCCGAGGAAACCATTGAAGGACGCGTATGTTTTCATGGAGATAAGGAGCTGTTTTTGTCTAATCATTATGATGTTCATAGTGCTGACACAATTGAAGGGAAGTGTTTTGTGCACAATTTGAAGAACTACATGAAGCTTGAAGTTGTAGGTGCTAACGATTACTATAGCAGGTTCTGGTACAATGCTTTTACTGGGGCTATGACACCTGAACGCGTTGAAGT GTTATGCAAATGTGAGATGCCTTATAACCCGGATAGGTTAATGGTGCTGTGTGGAAGTTGCAATGAAAG GTACCATCCTAAATGCGTGGGCATGCCTTTTGAAGAAGCAATGAAATCTGAAGATTTTAGATTTGTTTGTTCAAAATGTTCACCTGATTTAAAGGATTAG
- the LOC25487657 gene encoding chromatin remodeling protein EBS isoform X2, producing MRRSNLQYVMGTTRQGKRNKYTIRGTDTVVRAKDCVLLRRTDAIKPIIARVEKFEQDNMNRMRVYVRKYYRPEETIEGRVCFHGDKELFLSNHYDVHSADTIEGKCFVHNLKNYMKLEVVGANDYYSRFWYNAFTGAMTPERVEVLCKCEMPYNPDRLMVLCGSCNERYHPKCVGMPFEEAMKSEDFRFVCSKCSPDLKD from the exons ATGCGCCGCAGCAACCTACAGTACGTAATGGGGACAACAAGGCAAGGGAAAAGGAACAAATACACAATCAGAGGCACCGACACGGTCGTTAGAG CTAAAGACTGTGTTTTGCTACGCCGTACTGACGCGATCAAACCAATCATAGCCCGCGTGGAAAAGTTTGAGCAGGATAATATGAACAGAATGAGGGTCTATGTCAGAAAATATTATCGACCCGAGGAAACCATTGAAGGACGCGTATGTTTTCATGGAGATAAGGAGCTGTTTTTGTCTAATCATTATGATGTTCATAGTGCTGACACAATTGAAGGGAAGTGTTTTGTGCACAATTTGAAGAACTACATGAAGCTTGAAGTTGTAGGTGCTAACGATTACTATAGCAGGTTCTGGTACAATGCTTTTACTGGGGCTATGACACCTGAACGCGTTGAAGT GTTATGCAAATGTGAGATGCCTTATAACCCGGATAGGTTAATGGTGCTGTGTGGAAGTTGCAATGAAAG GTACCATCCTAAATGCGTGGGCATGCCTTTTGAAGAAGCAATGAAATCTGAAGATTTTAGATTTGTTTGTTCAAAATGTTCACCTGATTTAAAGGATTAG
- the LOC25487656 gene encoding leucine-rich repeat extensin-like protein 5 has product MASEPSFLRNYNSEGHKDDIFCSYDDYTNEDSSCGTHIDSNKDFHISRMVKTSTFPATAYNSPEVSLSQEVIATTVEKSMKTCTDDLMRFLEGISSRLSQLELYCYNIDKSIGELKSELTSDHEEADSKLKSLDKHLQEVHRSVQILRDKQELVETQKELAKLQLARKGSPSSSHSQSNEERFSPSAIDQKGTDNAYVTSYDPHNQQLALTLSNQVAFQQQPIAPSSQASSPNVTETTQQPRYYTLPTSSPNPPAAAQLPQNQYFSSNPQYQYHPSTLSQVIQSSTVQQFSQYQQPQQKQQWSQPLPQQVQPMQPPLMHSQMRPPSVNAYAPYLTSQATSLPPTDTFSNSMPMQKPYSGTPPQTRGHHPTHQGNLYGTSGVHATPPPASVYVMNEGEGGRASYPPQPSPFAQGGYPPQNASLQNPAPHNVTIRNPSQQKLMRSHPYNELIENLVSMGVRGDLVVSIIQRMEETGQPVNFNSVLDRLNAHSSLGPQREWSG; this is encoded by the exons ATGGCGTCTGAACCATCCTTTCTTCGTAACTACAATTCTGAGGGACATAAAGATGACATCTTTTGTTCATACGATGATTATACCAACGAGGATTCTTCTTGTGGCACTCATATTGATTCCAATAAG GATTTTCACATTTCAAGGATGGTAAAAACATCAACATTTCCTGCTACAGCTTATAATTCACCTGAAGTTTCTTTAAGCCAAGAGGTTATTGCAACAACGGTCGAGAAGAGTATGAAAACATGTACCGATGACCTTATGCGGTTTCTTGAGGGAATCAGCTCTAGGCTATCACAATTGGAGTTATATTGTTACAATATTGACAAATCAATTGGAGAATTGAAATCGGAGTTAACTAGTGACCACGAGGAGGCAGATTCAAAACTCAAATCTCTTGACAAACACCTTCAGGAA GTTCATAGGTCTGTACAAATTTTAAGAGACAAACAAGAGCTAGTTGAGACTCAAAAAGAATTAGCCAAACTACAACTTGCTCGGAAAGGATCACCTTCCTCAAGCCATTCACAGTCCAACGAGGAGAGATTTTCCCCTTCTGCAATAGATCAAAAGGGAACTGATAATGCATATGTTACATCATATGATCCACATAACCAGCAGCTAGCTCTTACCCTTTCTAATCAAGTTGCCTTCCAGCAACAGCCTATAGCCCCCTCATCTCAAGCTTCATCCCCGAATGTCACCGAAACCACACAACAACCTCGTTATTACACGCTGCCCACGTCTTCACCCAACCCACCAGCTGCGGCCCAGCTTCCTCAGAATCAGTATTTTTCTTCTAATCCACAGTACCAATATCATCCATCAACATTATCTCAAGTAATCCAGTCCTCAACTGTGCAACAATTTTCTCAGTATCAGCAGCCGCAACAGAAGCAGCAATGGTCTCAACCGTTGCCTCAGCAGGTGCAACCTATGCAACCACCCTTAATGCATTCTCAAATGAGACCCCCATCAGTAAATGCTTATGCTCCGTACCTTACAAGCCAAGCTACAAGTCTACCTCCTACGGACACATTTTCGAACAGCATGCCGATGCAAAAGCCATATTCAGGGACTCCACCACAAACAAGGGGTCATCATCCAACCCACCAAGGTAATCTGTATGGAACTAGTGGGGTCCACGCGACACCTCCTCCTGCGAGCGTGTATGTGATGAATGAAGGGGAGGGTGGAAGAGCAAGTTACCCTCCTCAACCTTCTCCATTTGCTCAAGGTGGATATCCTCCTCAAAATGCTTCCCTACAAAATCCTGCACCGCATAATGTAACGATCAGGAATCCTAGCCAGCAGAAACTTATGCGTAGCCATCCTTACAATGAGTTGATTGAGAATTTGGTTAGTATGGGAGTCAGAGGCGATCTTGTGGTAAGCATTATTCAGAGGATGGAGGAAACTGGTCAGCCTGTAAATTTTAACTCTGTACTTGACAGGTTGAATGCACATAGTTCACTGGGTCCCCAGAGGGAATGGTCAGGCTGA
- the LOC112419488 gene encoding chromatin remodeling protein EBS, which produces MVTTRQGKRNSYTIRGTDTTVTVGDYVLLRPTEGNRPTVARVEKFEQDNMDRKRVHVRRFYRPEETVGGRQCFHRNKELFLSDHYDVHSVDTIEGKCFVHAFGKRLAYETANDYFCRFPQ; this is translated from the exons ATGGTGACAACAAGGCAAGGCAAAAGGAACTCATACACAATCAGAGGCACCGACACGACCGTTACAG TTGGAGACTATGTTTTGCTACGCCCTACCGAAGGGAACAGACCAACTGTGGCCCGTGTGGAGAAATTTGAGCAGGATAACATGGACAGAAAAAGAGTCCATGTAAGGAGGTTCTATCGGCCTGAAGAAACCGTTGGAGGACGCCAATGTTTTCATAGAAATAAGGAGCTGTTTTTGTCCGATCATTACGATGTTCATAGTGTTGACACAATTGAAGGGAAGTGTTTTGTGCACGCTTTCGGCAAGAGGCTTGCATATGAAACTGCTAACGATTACTTTTGTAGGTTTCCGCAATAA